The following proteins come from a genomic window of bacterium:
- a CDS encoding clan AA aspartic protease, with protein MMGEIVVDIELANTLDVELVRQGSLQEADVRRATVGAVVDTGALMLALPEDVVERLGVEIVDSGTVSYADGRRGELPIAGPLTVHIGDRWTFARCVVVPRDAGALVGQLVINGLDLVADCRNQTLGPRPEAPDFPVFRM; from the coding sequence ATGATGGGCGAGATCGTGGTCGACATCGAGCTGGCGAACACGCTTGATGTCGAACTTGTCCGGCAGGGATCACTACAGGAGGCCGATGTCCGCCGGGCGACGGTCGGCGCGGTCGTGGATACGGGAGCGCTCATGCTGGCGCTGCCCGAGGATGTCGTGGAGCGGTTGGGCGTGGAGATCGTGGACAGCGGAACCGTCTCCTATGCGGACGGCCGGCGGGGCGAGTTGCCGATCGCCGGTCCCCTGACCGTGCACATCGGAGATCGTTGGACCTTCGCCCGGTGCGTGGTGGTGCCGCGGGACGCCGGCGCGTTGGTCGGTCAACTCGTGATCAACGGACTCGATCTGGTGGCCGACTGCCGGAACCAGACGCTGGGCCCCCGGCCAGAGGCGCCGGACTTCCCCGTCTTCAGGATGTAG
- a CDS encoding DMT family transporter — translation MARRYPTTVLTGEGLGIPLLAMATAICLMSTGLVAIKATSLGGLEFSFWRLWIGVAALGPVVIWRLAVKPETRPSLSSLRRVILPGLLVAFFQPALVVAAKLTSVTDVALLTSLMPLIVSVIAVPILGERPGARFRLWVVVAISGAGLVAYGGSTGLEGDLLGMALACAGVVCWAFYMVILKISRVHLDAIVLLWAILVIAAIGLTVFMAPTGWDPGSVTARDWLLITYVAVIPGGVGLALMTWAYRWLPANIPPLMQSAKPVLSGAQAYWLLSEPVTAMHFVGGGIAIAGVVGAVLDRTGRRLLAEAQSEADPSQI, via the coding sequence TTGGCCCGCCGTTACCCGACCACAGTGCTCACCGGAGAGGGCCTCGGCATCCCGCTCCTGGCCATGGCCACCGCCATCTGCCTCATGAGCACCGGCCTGGTAGCAATCAAGGCAACCAGCCTCGGTGGGCTCGAGTTCTCCTTCTGGCGTCTATGGATCGGCGTGGCGGCGCTGGGCCCCGTGGTCATCTGGAGGCTCGCCGTCAAGCCCGAGACGCGCCCGTCGCTCTCCTCGCTGCGCCGGGTGATCCTGCCGGGTCTCCTGGTCGCGTTCTTCCAGCCGGCCTTGGTAGTCGCAGCCAAGCTCACCTCGGTCACGGATGTAGCGCTACTGACCTCTCTGATGCCCCTGATCGTAAGCGTGATCGCCGTTCCGATCCTGGGCGAGCGCCCGGGCGCCCGCTTCCGGCTGTGGGTGGTGGTGGCGATCAGCGGCGCCGGCTTGGTGGCCTACGGAGGATCCACCGGCCTTGAAGGCGACCTGCTCGGGATGGCCCTGGCATGTGCCGGAGTGGTGTGCTGGGCGTTCTACATGGTCATCCTGAAGATCTCCAGGGTCCACCTGGACGCCATCGTGCTGCTCTGGGCCATCTTGGTGATCGCAGCGATCGGCCTGACCGTGTTCATGGCGCCCACCGGCTGGGATCCGGGCTCGGTGACCGCCCGTGACTGGCTGCTGATCACCTACGTAGCGGTGATACCCGGCGGGGTCGGTCTGGCGCTGATGACCTGGGCCTACCGCTGGCTGCCCGCCAACATCCCACCCCTCATGCAGAGTGCCAAACCGGTTCTGTCCGGCGCCCAGGCCTACTGGCTCCTATCCGAGCCCGTTACCGCCATGCACTTCGTGGGCGGCGGCATCGCAATCGCCGGAGTGGTTGGAGCGGTGCTGGATCGAACGGGCCGGCGCCTCCTGGCCGAAGCGCAGAGCGAGGCCGATCCCAGCCAGATCTAA
- a CDS encoding amidohydrolase family protein: MPTVDVLLYLTETARHAPVWWMEELYRPYGGEYVWTDGAALVDLLDRAGIDVGLAHGSDLRRTTFHPDHPDRHEVHVPNDYTAAQCAAHPGRLYGVACVDALRDVRAATEEIERCVTEFGFRMMKLLPTYHHHDPADPRLAPVYEKCLEFDLPIHTHTGFTPIINAPMPHARPVLLDELGIRYRELKVVVYLAFPYVDEGIAVVARHPNFYADLSYYAGGDPRDLYRVLNKLRSLGALDRAVYGSDNNDKQKSGPGGVASGIFRAVNRVAAEVGGPEVTEEEMEAIMGRTASRLLKIPDRAVETAA; this comes from the coding sequence GTCCCTACGGCGGGGAGTACGTCTGGACCGACGGGGCGGCCTTGGTGGACCTCCTGGACCGGGCCGGTATCGATGTTGGCCTGGCGCACGGATCGGACCTGCGCCGCACCACGTTCCATCCGGACCACCCGGACCGTCACGAGGTCCACGTGCCCAACGACTACACCGCGGCCCAGTGCGCCGCCCATCCGGGACGCCTGTACGGCGTGGCGTGCGTGGACGCGCTCCGCGACGTGCGGGCGGCCACCGAGGAGATCGAACGGTGCGTCACCGAGTTCGGGTTCCGCATGATGAAGCTGCTGCCCACGTACCACCACCACGACCCCGCCGACCCCAGGCTGGCACCCGTCTACGAGAAGTGCCTCGAGTTCGACCTTCCGATCCACACCCACACCGGCTTCACCCCGATCATCAACGCTCCGATGCCCCACGCCCGTCCGGTCCTCCTCGACGAGCTCGGGATCCGCTACCGGGAACTCAAGGTGGTCGTCTACCTGGCCTTTCCCTATGTGGACGAGGGCATCGCCGTGGTGGCCCGGCACCCGAACTTCTACGCCGACCTGTCCTACTACGCGGGGGGCGATCCCCGCGATCTGTACCGGGTGCTGAACAAGCTCAGGAGCCTCGGCGCGCTGGACCGGGCGGTCTACGGGTCCGACAACAACGATAAGCAGAAGTCCGGACCCGGCGGGGTGGCATCCGGCATCTTCCGGGCTGTCAACCGGGTGGCCGCCGAGGTCGGCGGTCCCGAGGTGACGGAGGAGGAGATGGAAGCCATCATGGGCCGCACCGCATCCCGACTCCTGAAGATCCCGGACCGGGCGGTAGAAACCGCTGCGTAA
- a CDS encoding amidohydrolase, which yields MNETSRDCDLLLTGGSVVTVDDERRVIEPGSVAVSGNRIVAVGPDEDLAGYRAGRTIDCSGKAVLPGLIDTHNHLFQGLARGLGEGMPLWTWLTDFMWPFSISINLEEGRIGAKLGAVEALKAGTTTVVDNHYAPSDLDTTLAVAGAIHEVGLRGAVARGIVGEATDIARRFNLAGELFSYSNDEEIEITTAAMEEYPAGSRVEVWPAPLNIIYNDQDLVRRSVALAREAGVGWHTHCSERLEDPPTYLEEYGIRPVEWLYQEGLLGPEATIAHGIYLDDAEIDHVGETDTGIAYCPISHQYIALGVMRLRDLRASGAPIGLGTDGPCCNHRQDMFEVMKQAILLQRVHTLEPTISNGEEALEMATREGARYANIEAGVLAPGKLADIIVVNMKSPHLTPWHRTVSALTYCARGSDVVHSIIDGQVAMENGRCTMVDEDEVMQEAQARAEDLIDRAGLHGLLTPWRR from the coding sequence ATGAACGAGACAAGCCGAGACTGCGACCTCCTCCTGACCGGAGGGTCGGTGGTGACCGTCGACGACGAGCGCCGGGTGATCGAGCCCGGGTCGGTGGCGGTGTCGGGCAACCGGATCGTGGCGGTGGGCCCGGACGAGGACCTGGCCGGCTACCGGGCCGGGCGTACCATCGACTGCTCCGGGAAGGCCGTGCTGCCGGGGTTGATCGACACCCACAACCACCTCTTCCAGGGCTTGGCTCGCGGGCTGGGTGAGGGGATGCCGCTGTGGACCTGGCTGACCGACTTCATGTGGCCGTTCTCGATCTCCATCAACCTGGAGGAGGGCCGGATCGGAGCCAAGCTGGGAGCGGTCGAAGCCCTCAAGGCCGGCACCACCACGGTGGTCGACAACCACTACGCGCCGTCCGATCTCGACACCACCCTGGCTGTCGCCGGCGCCATCCACGAGGTCGGCCTGCGCGGGGCGGTGGCCCGGGGCATCGTCGGCGAGGCGACCGACATAGCCCGCCGATTCAACCTGGCCGGCGAGCTGTTCTCCTACTCCAACGACGAGGAGATCGAAATCACGACCGCCGCGATGGAGGAGTATCCGGCCGGTAGCCGGGTGGAGGTCTGGCCGGCGCCCCTCAACATCATCTACAACGACCAGGACCTGGTGCGGAGGAGCGTGGCTCTGGCTCGGGAGGCCGGTGTCGGCTGGCACACGCACTGCTCGGAGCGTCTGGAGGACCCACCCACCTACCTGGAGGAGTACGGCATCCGCCCGGTCGAGTGGCTCTACCAGGAGGGGCTGCTCGGGCCGGAGGCGACCATCGCCCACGGGATCTACCTCGACGACGCCGAGATAGACCACGTGGGAGAGACGGACACGGGCATCGCCTACTGCCCCATCTCGCACCAGTACATCGCGCTGGGCGTGATGCGGCTCCGGGACCTGCGCGCCTCAGGCGCCCCGATCGGTCTCGGCACCGACGGTCCGTGCTGCAACCACCGCCAGGACATGTTCGAGGTCATGAAGCAGGCCATCCTCCTCCAGCGCGTCCACACCCTGGAGCCGACCATCAGCAACGGCGAGGAGGCCCTGGAGATGGCCACGAGGGAGGGCGCCCGCTACGCCAACATCGAGGCAGGCGTGCTTGCCCCCGGGAAGCTGGCCGACATCATCGTCGTGAACATGAAGAGCCCCCACCTGACGCCTTGGCACCGGACAGTTTCGGCGCTCACCTACTGCGCGCGGGGATCGGACGTGGTCCACTCCATAATCGACGGCCAGGTGGCTATGGAGAACGGGCGTTGCACGATGGTCGACGAGGACGAGGTCATGCAGGAGGCGCAGGCGCGCGCCGAGGACCTGATCGACCGGGCAGGGCTCCATGGTCTGCTCACACCGTGGAGGCGATAG
- the grdC gene encoding glycine/sarcosine/betaine reductase complex component C subunit beta, translating into MSPTPAILHASYALAHAPDLVRYGSKPVREIARDPSLLPRIAGSLRPWDEVVAYPPNQVFIGNLAPEDLASIPRPWYENTVDSASPAGTFGRMVTQPALYGLMKLCDDFDLLAIDEELAEQADADLVEFDHRRGRITGVDPAGLRTIAEESGGLGLHHDGRRAGFIRTAHDHDEALAASVLLENLAGKATAVLAVSDLLGRSRVGAGEIDYLLNCGEEAVGDRYQRGGGSLSKAVGEVVGCVNATGSDIKAFCSAPVHALIAAGAMVAAGVHRYVVVLGGGSQAKLGMKFGAHLRNGVPVMEDCLASMAFLVGPAGAGGDGMELRLDLAGKHPIGAGSSPKAVYEALVVEPLEKACLRMTDIDKYAVEMHNPEITEPGGSGDVPRMNYRTLAAMAVLRREIGRGDMDRFVAERGMPGFAPTQGHIPAGVPYLGHALEAMRRGSLDRAMIVAKGSLFLGRMTQLVDGVSFIVERRR; encoded by the coding sequence TTGAGCCCGACCCCCGCCATCCTCCACGCTTCCTACGCCCTCGCCCACGCTCCCGATCTGGTCAGGTACGGGTCGAAGCCGGTGCGCGAGATCGCCAGGGATCCGTCCCTCCTGCCCCGGATTGCCGGATCCCTCCGTCCGTGGGACGAAGTCGTCGCGTACCCGCCGAACCAGGTGTTCATCGGCAATCTCGCGCCGGAGGACCTGGCGTCCATCCCCCGTCCCTGGTACGAGAACACGGTCGACTCGGCAAGTCCTGCCGGGACCTTCGGGCGTATGGTCACCCAGCCTGCCCTGTACGGGCTTATGAAGCTATGTGACGACTTCGATCTGTTGGCCATCGATGAGGAGCTGGCCGAGCAGGCCGACGCTGATCTGGTCGAGTTCGATCATCGGAGGGGGCGTATCACGGGCGTCGATCCGGCCGGGTTACGGACCATCGCGGAGGAGAGTGGCGGCCTCGGTCTCCACCACGACGGGCGCCGGGCCGGGTTCATCCGCACCGCTCACGATCACGACGAGGCGCTGGCAGCCTCGGTGCTGCTGGAGAACCTGGCCGGCAAGGCGACCGCAGTCCTGGCAGTCTCCGATCTCCTAGGGAGAAGCCGCGTCGGGGCAGGTGAGATCGACTACCTGCTCAACTGTGGCGAGGAAGCGGTGGGCGACCGGTACCAGCGGGGCGGGGGCAGCCTTTCGAAGGCGGTCGGCGAGGTGGTCGGTTGCGTGAACGCCACCGGATCGGACATCAAGGCGTTCTGCTCGGCGCCGGTGCACGCGCTGATCGCGGCCGGGGCGATGGTGGCGGCGGGTGTTCACAGGTACGTGGTGGTGCTGGGCGGTGGATCGCAGGCCAAGCTCGGCATGAAGTTCGGCGCCCACCTGCGCAACGGGGTGCCGGTGATGGAGGATTGCCTGGCTTCCATGGCATTCCTGGTCGGTCCCGCCGGCGCCGGTGGCGACGGGATGGAGTTGCGGCTCGACCTCGCCGGTAAGCATCCGATAGGAGCCGGTTCCTCCCCGAAGGCGGTGTACGAGGCTCTGGTGGTGGAGCCGCTCGAGAAGGCCTGTCTCCGCATGACGGACATCGACAAGTATGCGGTGGAGATGCACAATCCGGAGATAACCGAGCCCGGCGGGAGCGGCGATGTGCCGAGGATGAACTACCGAACCCTGGCGGCGATGGCGGTGCTGCGGCGCGAGATCGGGAGGGGAGACATGGACCGCTTCGTGGCCGAGCGGGGCATGCCCGGGTTCGCCCCGACGCAGGGACACATCCCGGCCGGGGTTCCCTACCTCGGACACGCCCTGGAAGCCATGCGCCGCGGCAGCCTCGACCGGGCCATGATCGTCGCCAAGGGGAGCCTGTTCCTCGGGAGGATGACGCAGCTGGTCGACGGGGTCTCCTTCATCGTCGAGCGGCGGCGGTAG
- the grdA gene encoding glycine/sarcosine/betaine reductase complex selenoprotein A — MDLNGRRVVAIGERDGVTGPSLKLLAESAGADVVFSVTQCFVUTAGGAMDLEDQANVNRLAETSGTDGMVVLLGQPDANSAGLFAETVTRGDPTWAGPLAGVPLGLPVYHVLEPEIKEQMDGDLYDEHVGLMELSADVDEIIKWVAVYRD; from the coding sequence ATGGATCTGAACGGCAGGAGGGTGGTGGCCATAGGTGAGCGGGACGGCGTCACCGGGCCCAGCCTCAAGCTCCTGGCCGAGTCGGCAGGCGCCGACGTCGTGTTCAGCGTCACCCAGTGCTTCGTCTGAACGGCTGGGGGCGCGATGGACCTGGAGGACCAGGCGAACGTAAATCGCCTGGCCGAGACCTCCGGCACCGACGGAATGGTCGTGCTGCTGGGGCAGCCGGACGCCAACAGTGCCGGTCTCTTCGCGGAGACGGTGACCAGAGGCGATCCGACCTGGGCGGGTCCGTTGGCCGGAGTCCCGTTGGGACTCCCCGTATATCACGTATTGGAGCCGGAGATAAAGGAGCAGATGGACGGCGATCTCTACGATGAGCACGTAGGCCTGATGGAGCTATCCGCCGACGTGGACGAGATCATCAAGTGGGTCGCTGTCTACAGGGATTGA
- a CDS encoding alpha/beta hydrolase yields MATVRVNGVDLWYKFSGTGETVVQIGGAVSGHEGYATITPGVSEHYRVLDYDHRGYGLSSRPKQRYTLETWSADLAALMDALEIERAHIHGGSMGSFIALDFAARYPEKTDKLLMGAGAVAKCDAMGIHMFRVWQDIASAYGAVSEQLARELLTKAFGRGLLDEMGDDILRETLAVLERNTDTDVFIDACQAMIDTDVRDVVPNVTAPALVMCGRHDILTPLDAGPGGAGARWVAENLPNGRLEIFEHSGHGHYVEEIERSVEVILDFLAS; encoded by the coding sequence ATGGCGACGGTAAGGGTCAACGGAGTCGATCTCTGGTACAAGTTCTCGGGCACGGGCGAGACCGTGGTCCAGATCGGCGGGGCGGTGAGCGGCCACGAGGGGTATGCAACCATCACCCCCGGCGTCTCCGAGCACTACCGGGTGCTCGACTACGACCATCGTGGCTACGGCCTCAGCAGCCGCCCCAAGCAGCGCTACACGCTCGAAACCTGGAGCGCCGACCTGGCCGCCCTCATGGACGCCCTGGAGATCGAGAGAGCCCACATCCACGGCGGATCGATGGGGAGCTTCATCGCCCTGGACTTCGCGGCCCGGTATCCGGAGAAGACCGACAAGCTGCTGATGGGGGCGGGTGCGGTTGCCAAGTGCGACGCCATGGGCATCCACATGTTCCGCGTCTGGCAGGACATCGCCTCCGCCTACGGCGCCGTGTCCGAGCAACTGGCCAGAGAGTTGCTCACCAAGGCCTTCGGGAGAGGGCTCCTGGACGAGATGGGCGACGACATCCTCCGGGAGACCCTGGCGGTGCTGGAGCGCAACACGGATACGGACGTGTTCATCGACGCATGCCAGGCGATGATCGACACCGACGTCCGGGACGTGGTTCCCAACGTGACCGCGCCCGCCCTGGTGATGTGCGGTCGCCATGACATCCTGACGCCCCTGGACGCCGGGCCGGGAGGCGCCGGGGCCCGGTGGGTGGCGGAGAACCTCCCGAACGGCCGCTTGGAGATATTCGAGCACAGCGGCCATGGCCACTACGTCGAGGAGATCGAACGATCGGTCGAAGTCATCCTGGACTTCCTGGCCTCCTGA
- a CDS encoding NAD(P)-dependent oxidoreductase, translating to MKVGFIGLGNVGSKLSKSLLRNGFEMVVRDLDRVAAQPLLDGGAGWADTNRELAEACDLVITCLPSPAAVRSVMEGPDGVLEGLGDGKIWLEMSTTDEAEVRRLGALVVGRGARPMDGPVSGGCHRAATGNISIFVGAEREDFERALPVLTTMGRRILHVGGLGSASILKVVTNYLASVHLVALGEALMVAHRSGTDLNTTYEAIRISSGNSFVHETESQVILNGSYNINFTMDLVVKDMSLFQQLADHQGTPLELSPMVLDIFRRGEQVYGSRAWSSGIVRFLEDACGVDLRAPGFPEEIVDTEPEQPGYEVVPSVI from the coding sequence ATGAAGGTTGGTTTCATCGGACTGGGCAACGTGGGCTCCAAGCTGTCGAAGAGCCTGTTGCGAAACGGATTCGAGATGGTGGTCCGGGACCTGGACCGAGTGGCTGCCCAGCCCCTGCTAGACGGCGGGGCCGGGTGGGCGGATACGAACCGGGAACTCGCCGAAGCCTGCGATCTCGTCATCACCTGCCTGCCCTCTCCCGCCGCGGTGCGGTCGGTGATGGAAGGCCCGGACGGGGTGTTGGAGGGTCTGGGCGACGGCAAGATCTGGCTCGAGATGAGCACCACCGACGAGGCGGAGGTGCGGCGTCTCGGCGCACTGGTCGTGGGCAGGGGCGCTCGCCCCATGGACGGGCCGGTGTCGGGCGGATGCCACCGGGCGGCGACCGGCAACATCTCCATCTTCGTGGGCGCCGAGCGGGAGGATTTCGAGCGGGCGCTGCCGGTGCTCACCACCATGGGCCGCCGGATCCTCCACGTGGGGGGACTCGGATCGGCCTCGATCCTCAAGGTGGTGACCAACTACCTGGCATCGGTGCATCTGGTGGCCCTGGGCGAGGCGCTGATGGTGGCCCATCGGTCCGGTACGGACCTGAACACCACCTACGAGGCGATCCGCATCAGTTCCGGCAACTCGTTCGTCCACGAGACGGAATCCCAGGTGATCCTGAACGGCAGCTACAACATCAACTTCACGATGGACCTGGTGGTCAAGGACATGTCGCTGTTCCAGCAGCTGGCCGACCACCAGGGCACGCCCCTCGAGCTGTCCCCAATGGTGCTGGACATCTTCCGCCGGGGCGAGCAGGTCTACGGGTCCAGAGCCTGGTCATCAGGAATAGTCCGGTTCCTGGAGGACGCCTGCGGTGTCGACCTGAGAGCCCCGGGCTTCCCCGAGGAAATAGTCGATACCGAGCCCGAGCAGCCCGGCTACGAAGTCGTTCCCTCCGTTATCTGA
- a CDS encoding glucose 1-dehydrogenase — protein sequence MRLEGKAAVVTGAGQGIGAAIARLFAAEGARLVLADLRSGPATGMVEEITSGGGEAVFVQADVTSDADCKRMIDTAIERFGCLDILVNNAGIAGKGTVTEATEELWDRVMAVNLKSIFLASRHAVPHMERAGGGSIVCIASVAGMTGEKGQVAYNTSKHGVIGLVRCMAYDHAAAGIRVNAVCPGAIDTPLLSPLTEERLTRLEGLHMMRRLGRPEEIAQAVLYLAADESSFTTGAAMVADGGYTAF from the coding sequence ATGAGGCTTGAGGGCAAAGCGGCGGTCGTCACCGGCGCAGGCCAGGGGATCGGGGCGGCCATCGCCCGTCTCTTCGCGGCCGAGGGGGCCAGGCTGGTGCTGGCGGACCTGAGAAGCGGCCCTGCCACAGGCATGGTGGAGGAGATCACGTCCGGCGGCGGCGAGGCTGTGTTCGTGCAGGCCGACGTCACCTCCGACGCCGACTGCAAGCGCATGATCGACACGGCGATCGAACGCTTCGGCTGCCTGGACATCCTGGTCAACAACGCCGGCATCGCTGGCAAGGGAACGGTGACGGAGGCGACCGAGGAGCTCTGGGACCGGGTGATGGCCGTGAACCTCAAGTCGATCTTCCTCGCCTCCCGCCACGCCGTTCCCCACATGGAGCGAGCCGGGGGAGGCTCAATAGTCTGCATCGCCTCGGTGGCCGGCATGACGGGGGAGAAGGGCCAGGTGGCCTACAACACCTCGAAGCACGGCGTGATCGGCCTGGTGCGGTGCATGGCCTATGACCACGCCGCGGCGGGCATCCGGGTCAACGCCGTCTGCCCGGGCGCCATCGATACGCCCCTGCTGAGCCCGCTCACCGAAGAGCGCCTGACCAGGCTGGAGGGCCTGCACATGATGCGGAGGCTCGGCCGGCCCGAGGAAATAGCCCAGGCCGTGCTGTACCTGGCCGCGGACGAGTCCTCGTTCACGACCGGCGCCGCAATGGTGGCGGACGGCGGCTACACGGCTTTCTGA